The Rhipicephalus sanguineus isolate Rsan-2018 chromosome 7, BIME_Rsan_1.4, whole genome shotgun sequence genome includes a window with the following:
- the LOC125759164 gene encoding putative nuclease HARBI1 → MTRGYGGGALSVSTWKQNCGLLGDSSYPLEPCLLTPVPGRPAPGTPENHYNKAHTAMRTVVERCIGVLKSRFQSLQRYQTLLYNPDRAATIIAACPVLEGS, encoded by the exons atgactcgtgggtatggtgggggagccctctccgtcagcacctggaagcaaaactgcggcttgcttg gagactccagctatccaTTAGAACCGTgcctcctgacaccagtgcccggacgaccagctcctgGCACCCCTgagaaccactacaacaaggcccacaccgccatgcgcactGTTGTGGAGAGGTGCATCGGGGTCCTAAAGAGCAGGTTCCAAAGCTTACAGCGTTATCAGACCCTGCTCTACAATCCCGATCGAGCAGccaccatcattgctgcttgt cctgttctcgaagg cagctga